A stretch of the Macaca thibetana thibetana isolate TM-01 chromosome X, ASM2454274v1, whole genome shotgun sequence genome encodes the following:
- the SOWAHD gene encoding ankyrin repeat domain-containing protein SOWAHD, whose protein sequence is MAQPGGATNRAPTASLAPTAQSLRCAPQPRPSRADTGSLGRYWGKAAATASREPPFPGTLMHSGAGSGRRRVALRELLGLQRAAPAGWLSEERAEELGGPSGPGSSRLCLEPREHAWILAAAEGRYEVLRELLEAEPELLLRGDPITGYSVLHWLAKHGRHEELILVHDFALRRGLRLDVSAPGSGGLTPLHLAALQGHDMVIKVLVGALGADATRRDHSGHRACHYLRPDAPWRLRELSGAEEWEMESGSGCTNLNNNSSGTTAWRAASAVGATAVETSRRAAASRTKAKDTAGSRVAQMHVLFRHLFPSFQDR, encoded by the coding sequence ATGGCCCAGCCCGGAGGGGCCACGAACCGGGCACCCACGGCCTCTCTCGCGCCGACCGCGCAGAGCCTGCGGTGCGCCCCGCAGCCCCGCCCCTCGAGAGCGGACACTGGTAGCCTGGGCAGGTACTGGGGCAAAGCCGCAGCCACTGCTTCCCGGGAGCCCCCCTTCCCAGGCACGCTGATGCACTCTGGAGCGGGCTCAGGGCGCCGGCGGGTAGCGCTGCGGGAACTGCTGGGGCTGCAGCGGGCGGCTCCTGCCGGGTGGCTGTCGGAGGAGCGCGCCGAGGAGCTGGGCGGGCCCAGCGGGCCGGGCAGCAGCAGGCTGTGCCTGGAACCGCGGGAGCACGCGTGGATTCTGGCGGCCGCCGAGGGCCGCTATGAGGTGCTGCGGGAGCTGCTGGAGGCTGAGCCGGAGCTGCTGCTGCGGGGCGACCCGATCACCGGCTACTCGGTTCTGCACTGGCTGGCCAAGCACGGGCGCCACGAGGAGCTCATTCTAGTACACGACTTCGCCCTACGCCGGGGGCTGCGGCTCGACGTGAGCGCCCCAGGCAGCGGCGGCCTCACGCCCCTCCACCTGGCGGCCCTTCAGGGCCACGACATGGTCATCAAGGTGCTGGTGGGCGCCCTGGGTGCCGACGCTACGCGCCGCGACCACAGCGGCCACCGGGCCTGCCACTACCTGCGGCCCGACGCGCCTTGGAGGTTGCGGGAGCTGTCGGGAGCTGAGGAATGGGAGATGGAGAGCGGCAGCGGGTGCACCAACCTGAACAACAACAGCAGCGGCACCACTGCGTGGAGGGCCGCGAGCGCAGTGGGCGCGACGGCTGTGGAGACAAGCAGAAGAGCGGCGGCGTCGCGGACCAAGGCGAAGGACACCGCGGGCAGCCGGGTGGCGCAAATGCATGTCCTTTTCCGCCATCTGTTCCCCTCATTCCAGGACCGTTGA
- the RPL39 gene encoding 60S ribosomal protein L39 isoform X2, with the protein MSSHKTFRIKRFLAKKQKQNRPIPQWIRMKTGNKIRYNSKRRHWRRTKLGL; encoded by the exons ATG tcttctcACAAGACTTTCAGGATTAAGCGATTCCTggccaagaaacaaaagcaaaatcgtCCCATTCCCCAGTGGATTCggatgaaaactggaaataaaataag GTACAACTCCAAAAGGAGACACTGGAGAAGAACCAAGCTGGGTCTGTAA
- the RPL39 gene encoding 60S ribosomal protein L39 isoform X1 produces MPGPRGASRRWCLLKAFSRKAPVRPLLSSSAWREANEPASNLERGGLRCGRGFKGTLSLPGRCRVGQGFRFPFACSELWFWRRGLGGSSHPRNRDLTVGCPWHAQRGGQSGGLLTRLSGLSDSWPRNKSKIVPFPSGFG; encoded by the exons ATGCCTGGGCCGCGCGGGGCGTCGAGGCGCTGGTGCCTTTTAAAGGCTTTTTCAAGAAAAGCTCCAGTTCGGCCACTGTTGTCTTCCTCGGCCTGGAGGGAAGCTAATGAGCCAGCGAGCAACCTGGAGAGGGGCGGGCTGCGCTGCGGCCGCGGATTCAAGGGGACTCTTTCTTTGCCGGGCCGCTGCCGAGTCGGGCAGGGATTCCGGTTTCCCTTCGCTTGTAGCGAACTCTGGTTCTGGAGGCGAGGGTTGGGAGGTAGCAGCCACCCCCGAAATCGTGACCTGACTGTGGGCTGCCCGTGGCACGCGCAACGTGGAGGGCAATCAGGAGG tcttctcACAAGACTTTCAGGATTAAGCGATTCCTggccaagaaacaaaagcaaaatcgtCCCATTCCCCAGTGGATTCggatga